From the genome of Notolabrus celidotus isolate fNotCel1 chromosome 5, fNotCel1.pri, whole genome shotgun sequence, one region includes:
- the LOC117813389 gene encoding olfactory receptor 1-like, with protein MNLFNSALGRNITFVRPAYFIISGFSGIPNIKYYYVFLLFVYIVSVIGNIAVMVLIILDHSLRTPKYVVVFNLALADLFGSCALVPKLLDIFLFNNPQIPYGDCLAFLAVCYTALAVQSLNLVALSYDRLIAIIYPLHYHVKVTHRFMLSLVAFIWAFVIFAVIFNIGLFTRLSICKSVVIRSYFCDHGQMFRLACNDFTPSLVIGVLVTVLFAWFPLVFILCSYLYIGYALSKISSVQERLKALKTCTSHISLVAIYFLPILITFSLMDKIHPNARIINLSLTSVFPAMLNPIIYVLQTQEIRKSMKKLLRIRVQPKITTKKVDIM; from the coding sequence ATGAACTTATTCAACTCTGCTCTCGGGAGGAACATCACCTTTGTGCGTCCTGCATATTTCATAATAAGTGGTTTTTCAGGCATCCCAAATATCAAGTATTACTATGtgtttctcctctttgtttacattgtgtCAGTGATAGGAAACATAGCTGTGATGGTGTTGATAATCCTGGATCATAGTCTGAGAACTCCTAAATATGTTGTggtttttaatctggctttggCGGACCTGTTTGGCAGCTGTGCTCTGGTGCCAAAGCTTCTTGACATCTTTCTGTTTAACAATCCACAAATCCCCTACGGTGACTGTTTGGCTTTCCTTGCCGTCTGCTACACCGCTCTAGCAGTGCAGTCTCTTAACTTGGTTGCGCTCTCCTATGACAGACTGATAGCTATCATCTACCCACTGCACTATCATGTTAAAGTGACCCACAGGTTCATGCTGTCTTTGGTTGCTTTTATCTGGGCATTTGTTATTTTTGCTGTTATCTTCAACATTGGTCTTTTTACAAGACTATCAATTTGTAAATCTGTAGTTATTAGAAGCTATTTCTGTGACCATGGTCAGATGTTCAGACTGGCCTGCAATGACTTCACACCCAGCCTTGTGATTGGTGTACTCGTAACTGTTCTTTTTGCATGGTTCCCCTTGGTATTCATCTTATGTAGCTACCTTTATATTGGTTATGCACTGTCTAAAATATCCTCGGTTCAAGAGAGGCTGAAGGCCCTTAAAACATGCACATCTCATATTTCATTAGTGGCGATTTATTTCCTTCCAATTTTGATCACATTTTCTTTGATGGATAAAATACACCCTAATGCCAGGATCATAAACCTGTCTCTGACGTCTGTGTTTCCAGCGATGTTGAACCCAATCATTTATGTTCTGCAGACACAAGAAATTAGAAAATCAATGAAGAAGCTGTTAAGGATCAGAGTGCAACCCAAAATTACAACCAAGAAAGTCGACATAATGTGA
- the LOC117813388 gene encoding olfactory receptor 1-like — translation MNLFNSALGRNITFVRPAYFIISGFSGIPNIKYYYVFLLFVYIVSVIGNIAVMVLIILDHSLRTPKYVVVFNLALADLFGSCALVPKLLDIFLFNHPQIPYGDCLAFLFVCYTALAVQSLNLVALSYDRLIAIIYPLHYHVKVTHRFMLSLVAFIWAFAILAVLISVGLLTRLSFCKSVVIRSYFCDHGQMFRLACNDFTPSLVIAIFLPILFSWFPLIFILCSYLYIGYALSKIASVQERLKALKTCTSHISLVVIYFLPILITFSLMDKIHPNARIINLSLTSVFPATLNPIIYVLQTQEIRESMKKLLRIRVQPKITTKKVDIM, via the coding sequence ATGAACTTATTCAACTCTGCTCTCGGGAGGAACATCACCTTTGTGCGTCCTGCATATTTCATAATAAGTGGTTTTTCAGGCATCCCAAATATCAAGTATTACTATGtgtttctcctctttgtttacattgtgtCAGTGATAGGAAACATAGCTGTGATGGTGTTGATAATCCTGGATCATAGTCTGAGAACTCCTAAATATGTTGTggtttttaatctggctttggCGGACCTGTTTGGCAGCTGTGCTCTGGTGCCAAAGCTTCTTGACATCTTTCTGTTTAACCATCCACAAATCCCCTACGGTGACTGTTTGGCTTTCCTTTTCGTCTGCTACACCGCTCTAGCAGTGCAGTCTCTTAACTTGGTTGCGCTCTCCTATGACAGACTGATAGCTATCATCTACCCACTGCACTACCATGTTAAAGTGACCCACAGGTTCATGCTGTCTTTGGTTGCTTTTATCTGGGCATTTGCTATACTTGCTGTTCTCATCTCTGTTGGTCTTCTTACAAGACTGTCATTTTGTAAATCTGTAGTTATCAGAAGCTATTTCTGTGACCATGGTCAGATGTTCAGACTGGCCTGCAATGACTTCACACCCAGCCTTGTGATTGCAATATTCTTACCAATTCTTTTTTCATGGTTCCCCTTGATATTCATCTTATGTAGCTACCTTTATATTGGTTATGCATTGTCTAAAATAGCCTCGGTTCAAGAGAGGCTGAAGGCCCTTAAAACATGCACATCTCATATTTCATTAGTGGTGATTTATTTCCTTCCAATTTTGATCACATTTTCTTTGATGGATAAAATACACCCTAATGCCAGGATCATAAACCTGTCTCTGACGTCTGTGTTTCCAGCGACATTGAACCCAATCATTTATGTTCTGCAGACACAAGAAATTAGAGAATCAATGAAGAAGCTGTTAAGGATCAGAGTGCAACCCAAAATTACAACCAAGAAAGTCGACATAATGTGA